One genomic window of Solanum dulcamara chromosome 12, daSolDulc1.2, whole genome shotgun sequence includes the following:
- the LOC129876656 gene encoding probable LRR receptor-like serine/threonine-protein kinase At3g47570 produces MGQLYLTSKSICLLLYFQYSIIVMSIAISGLESTDQLALQELKNRITEDPLHVMASWNHHSSHFCNWTGVTCSPYNGRVTNLDLSSRQLAGTIPPSIGNLSFLTGIDLANNNFRGEIPQAIGRLLHLQHLNVSYNSCSGKIPTNLTYCKELRALDLQFNELVGKIVDQLSSLSKLYLFKLKRNSLGGGIPRWLGNFSSLEFLDISGNSLQGPIPEDLGRLTKLLVFHVNSNELSGTIPPSILNISSIYYFSVTQNLLHGQLPADVGLTLPNVEVFAGAVNSFTGPIPVSLGNASKLHVIDFSQNKLTGDVPTSFGKLETLVRLNFEANRLGGRGSYEGLKFLDYLTNCTNLMVLSFATNDFRGELPYSITNLSTVLEIFSLGNNRIHGTLPAGIGNLISLTLLGMEGNYLNGSVPEAIGKLEYLERLYLNGNAFSGKIPFSIGNLTRLGTLNLEENRLEGSIPPELGKCKILSTLNLTRNNLIGSIPKEFAGLSSLSISLSLGSNSLTGSLPKEFDQLINLEELDLSQNKLSGEIPSSLSNCLHLERLNISNNLFQGIIPQSLANLKGLAEIDFSRNNLSGKIPEFLGKLSYLRKLDLSFNELEGGVPKEGIFSNTSAISIKGNSKLCGGVPNLHLPECPKAPKDLNSRVWIAVIVPVALLALVLCFCGAYYRLRNSRKSHPWIDGQLAQIPRTTYREIRRATDGFSEDNLVGTGSFGSVYKAHFHGEDTIMAVKVLNLQQRGALRSFLDECRALRNIRHRNLLKIKTACSSIDHQGNDFKCLVFEFMTNGNLHDWLHSENDDQQHQTKKLTFIQRLNIAIDVASALDYLHNHCQTPIVHCDLKPSNILLDEEMSAHVGDFGLATFLLDTSSNSWSHHISAALKGSIGYIPTEYGSGGQVSTLGDVYSFGIVLLELFICKRPTDAIFNESINIHKYVSMSLPEHVMEIVDPSLLLAEEEQNINQDQARRVEECLLSVLEIGLRCSASSPRDRAPIDTILSMLQAIQESFLTRR; encoded by the exons ATGGGGCAGTTGTATCTGACATCCAAATCCATATGTCTTTTGTTATACTTTCAGTACTCAATTATTGTTATGTCCATTGCAATCTCAGGTCTGGAATCAACTGATCAATTAGCACTACAAGAGTTGAAAAACAGAATAACAGAGGATCCACTCCATGTCATGGCTTCTTGGAATCATCATTCTTCCCATTTTTGCAACTGGACTGGTGTAACATGTAGTCCTTATAATGGCAGAGTAACCAATCTTGATTTGAGTTCGCGACAACTTGCTGGCACCATACCGCCTTCCATTGGTAATCTCAGTTTCCTTACAGGCATTGATCTTGCAAACAATAACTTCCGTGGTGAAATTCCTCAAGCAATTGGCCGCCTTCTGCATCTGCAACATTTAAATGTTAGTTATAATTCATGTAGTGGGAAAATTCCAACCAATTTAACTTACTGTAAGGAACTTAGAGCACTTGATCTACAATTTAATGAACTTGTTGGGAAAATTGTGGATCAACTTAGTTCATTGTCAAAGCTGTATTTGTTTAAACTGAAAAGGAACTCACTTGGAGGAGGCATTCCACGTTGGTTAGGAAACTTTTCGTCTCTAGAGTTCCTTGACATTTCGGGTAATAGTCTACAAGGACCAATACCTGAGGATCTTGGCCGTCTAACAAAGTTGCTGGTGTTTCATGTGAACTCAAACGAATTATCTGGTACAATCCCTCCATCGATTCTCAATATTTCTTCCATATACTATTTCTCTGTTACACAAAATCTACTGCATGGACAACTTCCAGCAGATGTAGGCCTCACTCTTCCAAACGTTGAAGTATTTGCTGGTGCTGTCAATAGCTTCACCGGACCTATTCCTGTTTCACTGGGGAATGCTTCTAAGCTTCACGTGATTGATTtttcccaaaataaacttaccGGGGATGTGCCAACTAGTTTTGGAAAGTTGGAAACTTTAGTTAGACTCAACTTTGAGGCGAACAGACTAGGAGGGAGGGGAAGTTATGAGGGCTTGAAATTTCTTGATTACCTAACCAATTGTACAAATCTGATGGTACTGAGTTTCGCAACCAATGACTTTAGGGGAGAATTGCCTTACTCAATCACTAATCTTTCAACTGTACTTGAGATTTTCTCTCTAGGCAACAATAGGATACATGGTACTCTTCCAGCTGGAATAGGCAACCTTATTAGTTTGACCCTACTAGGAATGGAAGGAAACTACCTCAATGGCAGTGTGCCTGAAGCTATAGGTAAACTTGAATATCTGGAACGTCTCTATTTGAACGGAAATGCATTTTCTGGGAAGATACCATTCTCCATTGGTAACTTGACAAGGTTAGGTACTCTAAACCTGGAAGAAAATAGACTAGAAGGAAGCATACCTCCTGAGTTGGGGAAGTGTAAGATCTTGTCAACATTAAACCTTACTAGGAATAATCTTATTGGCTCCATACCGAAAGAATTTGCAGGATTATCTTCCCTTTCAATTTCTTTATCACTGGGAAGTAATTCTTTGACTGGATCCTTGCCAAAAGAATTTGATCAGTTGATAAATCTCGAGGAATTGGATTTATCACAGAATAAATTATCTGGTGAGATTCCAAGCTCTCTCAGCAATTGCCTCCACTTAGAGCGTTTAAATATTAGTAATAATCTCTTTCAGGGAATCATTCCTCAATCCTTAGCAAATTTAAAAGGATTAGCTGAGATAGATTTTTCACGGAACAACTTGTCAGGGAAAATACCGGAATTTCTTGGGAAACTTTCATATCTCAGAAAACTTGACCTTTCATTCAATGAACTTGAAGGTGGGGTGCCAAAAGAAGGGATCTTTTCCAATACAAGCGCAATTTCAATCAAAGGAAACAGTAAACTTTGTGGAGGTGTTCCCAACTTACATTTGCCTGAATGCCCAAAAGCTCCGAAGGACCTTAATTCAAGAGTGTGGATTGCGGTTATTGTTCCTGTTGCACTCTTAGCTTTGGTACTATGTTTCTGTGGTGCTTATTACAGGCTCAGAAACTCAAGAAAGTCACACCCTTGGATCGATGGGCAGCTAGCACAGATACCAAGAACTACATATCGAGAAATACGTAGAGCAACGGATGGTTTCTCTGAGGATAACTTGGTAGGTACAGGAAGTTTTGGTTCAGTATATAAAGCGCATTTCCATGGCGAGGACACAATAATGGCAGTGAAAGTGTTGAACCTACAACAAAGAGGGGCCTTGAGGAGCTTCCTGGATGAATGCAGAGCTTTGAGAAATATAAGGCATCGTAATCTTCTCAAAATCAAGACTGCTTGTTCGAGCATTGATCACCAAGGTAATGACTTCAAATGCCTAGTTTTTGAGTTCATGACTAATGGAAACCTACACGATTGGTTGCATTCGGAAAATGATGACCAGCAACACCAAACAAAGAAGCTGACCTTTATCCAAAGACTAAACATTGCCATAGATGTTGCTTCTGCACTTGACTATCTCCACAATCACTGTCAAACGCCAATAGTTCATTGTGATCTAAAACCAAGCAACATACTCCTCGATGAAGAAATGTCTGCCCATGTTGGTGACTTTGGCTTAGCAACATTTCTCCTTGACACATCAAGCAATTCTTGGAGTCATCATATTTCTGCAGCACTAAAGGGTTCCATAGGTTACATCCCAACAG AGTACGGATCAGGCGGCCAAGTATCCACACTTGGAGATGTTTACAGCTTTGGAATAGTGTTGCTAGAGTTGTTCATATGTAAAAGACCAACTGATGCAATTTTTAACGAGAGTATAAACATTCACAAGTATGTTTCAATGTCTTTGCCTGAACATGTCATGGAGATTGTAGATCCCTCATTGCTCTTGGCAGAGGAAGAGCAAAACATCAATCAAGATCAAGCAAGAAGAGTGGAAGAATGTTTGCTCTCGGTTTTGGAAATCGGGCTTAGATGTTCTGCATCATCACCAAGAGATAGAGCTCCAATAGACACTATTTTGAGCATGCTTCAAGCAATTCAGGAGTCCTTCCTTACAAGGAGATGA
- the LOC129876622 gene encoding dehydrodolichyl diphosphate synthase CPT5, chloroplastic-like isoform X1 translates to MAFSFQLQQIFPSPTRFCSQPKSTNPQIFPNFKKRASIHPLASAQNIVAVDKSSINEEVSLPPELRRELMPKHIAVIMDGNRRWAKRRGLPAALGYEAGLRAFRNLVELCLNWGISALTVFAFSSENWFRHKAEVDLLMDLFKRGLTNELEDLVRRDKNPRSNAIGRDNQLWQRFYDSATNLCSFATVLHFFVLDGRYTWDHVPLPGPIVCYIIKHEYAPLLQHLPTSAAFAALQLYSIFLCWTYVTHGTRSHSLLNHQNSNITFPPFLMMTNYIKFVPAFRLLSLLAYSPYQYASLLSPMSLLASFIVR, encoded by the exons atggcgTTCTCATTCCAGCTCCAACAAATCTTCCCTTCGCCCACTAGATTTTGCTCCCAACCAAAATCAACAAACCCTCAAATCTTccccaattttaaaaaaagagcgTCGATTCATCCACTTGCCTCTGCTCAAAACATCGTCGCCGTAGACAAGAGTTCAATTAATGAGGAAGTATCGTTGCCTCCGGAACTCAGGCGAGAACTGATGCCGAAACATATTGCAGTGATAATGGACGGGAATAGAAGATGGGCTAAGAGGAGAGGATTGCCGGCTGCCTTAGGTTACGAAGCGGGTCTTCGAGCTTTTAGGAACCTTGTTGAGCTTTGCCTCAATTGGGGAATTAGTGCTCTTACTGTATTTGCTTTTTCCTCTGAAAATTGGTTCCGTCATAAG GCTGAAGTTGATCTATTGATGGACTTGTTCAAACGAGGACTGACAAATGAACTTGAAGATCTTGTCAG GAGAGACAAAAATCCTAGGAGCAATGCCATTGGTCGAGACAACCAGTTGTGGCAGCGCTTCTACGACAGTGCCACCAACCTCTGCAGCTTTGCAACTGTACTCCACTTTTTTGTCCTAGACGGACGTTACACATGGGACCATGTCCCTCTACCAGGTCCCATAGTTTGTTACATCATCAAACACGAATATGCACCTCTGCTGCAGCACCTACCAACCTCTGCAGCTTTTGCAGCTTTACAACTGTACTCCATTTTCTTGTGCTGGACATATGTTACTCATGGGACCAGGTCCCatagtttgttaaatcatcaaaactcgAATATAACATTTcccccctttttgatgatgacaaattATATCAAGTTTGTTCCCGCTTTTCGATTATTGTCACTACTTGCATATTCCCCCTATCAGTATGCTTCCCTTTTGTCTCCCATGTCCCTCCTTGCATCATTCATTGTACGatag
- the LOC129876622 gene encoding dehydrodolichyl diphosphate synthase CPT5, chloroplastic-like isoform X2, with protein sequence MAFSFQLQQIFPSPTRFCSQPKSTNPQIFPNFKKRASIHPLASAQNIVAVDKSSINEEVSLPPELRRELMPKHIAVIMDGNRRWAKRRGLPAALGYEAGLRAFRNLVELCLNWGISALTVFAFSSENWFRHKAEVDLLMDLFKRGLTNELEDLVRAGIRLSIIGDSSKLPKSLQDLIDKAVKTTKENSRLHLLVAVNYSGQYDVVQACQTIAKKVKDGNIEPEDINSFLVEQELQTKCTEYPSPDLLIRTSGELRLSNFLLWQLAYTELFFSYSQWPDFGEAEFLEALCSFQQRQRRYGRQSS encoded by the exons atggcgTTCTCATTCCAGCTCCAACAAATCTTCCCTTCGCCCACTAGATTTTGCTCCCAACCAAAATCAACAAACCCTCAAATCTTccccaattttaaaaaaagagcgTCGATTCATCCACTTGCCTCTGCTCAAAACATCGTCGCCGTAGACAAGAGTTCAATTAATGAGGAAGTATCGTTGCCTCCGGAACTCAGGCGAGAACTGATGCCGAAACATATTGCAGTGATAATGGACGGGAATAGAAGATGGGCTAAGAGGAGAGGATTGCCGGCTGCCTTAGGTTACGAAGCGGGTCTTCGAGCTTTTAGGAACCTTGTTGAGCTTTGCCTCAATTGGGGAATTAGTGCTCTTACTGTATTTGCTTTTTCCTCTGAAAATTGGTTCCGTCATAAG GCTGAAGTTGATCTATTGATGGACTTGTTCAAACGAGGACTGACAAATGAACTTGAAGATCTTGTCAG AGCAGGGATTCGACTGTCTATAATTGGTGACTCCAGTAAGCTCCCCAAGTCGTTGCAGGACTTAATAGATAAAGCGGTAAAGACTACTAAGGAAAATTCCCGACTTCATCTCCTTGTTGCAGTTAACTATAGTGGCCAGTATGATGTTGTACAAGCTTGTCAAACCATTGCTAAAAAAGTGAAGGATGGCAATATCGAACCCGAAGACATTAATAGTTTCCTAGTAGAGCAGGAATTACAAACAAAATGTACTGAATACCCAAGTCCTGATTTACTTATAAGGACTAGTGGGGAGCTAAGACTTAGCAATTTCTTACTCTGGCAGTTGGCCTACACTgaactcttcttttcttattcACAATGGCCTGATTTTGGAGAAGCTGAATTTTTGGAGGCTTTATGTTCCTTTCAGCAAAGGCAGAGGCGCTACGGTAGACAGAGTTCGTAG
- the LOC129876624 gene encoding uncharacterized protein LOC129876624, protein MTLLRALNSLSYESCTSSTYLSSRITGLHSTKATLPRMQIIFLMKSAGSLEHQKLDYAESITALCTHQLPTDYFSKLEILGKWLWQFEKLDVLISGQRGSESPNTKDKILLVNGRSDHRRGTKRKDD, encoded by the exons ATGACATTGTTGAGGGCACTGAATTCCCTTAGTTACGAATCATGCACTTCATCGACTTACCTCAGTTCGAGAATTACTGGCCTACATTCAACAAAAGCAACTCTTCCACGGATGCAAATCATCTTTTTGATGAAAAG TGCAGGCAGTCTAGAACATCAAAAACTCGATTATGCTGAAAGCATAACTGCTTTATGCACTCACCAACTTCCAACTGACTACTTCAGCAAACTTGAAATATTAGGTAAGTGGCTGTGGCAATTTGAGAAACTTGACGTCCTCATCAGTGGCCAGAGGGGTTCTGAATCTCCGAATACTAAAGATAAGATATTGTTAGTCAATGGAAGAAGTGATCACAGAAGAGGAACAAAGAGAAAGGATGACTAA
- the LOC129877438 gene encoding E3 ubiquitin-protein ligase AIRP2, whose product MRKFFKDSLKALEADIQHANTLASDYPREYDGANLQMRLSYSPCAHIFLFLVQWTDCHFAGALGLLRILIYKAYEDGKTSMYIHERKASIKQFYGVIFPSLLQLQRGITDIDDSKQRELCATKYRRGDETSKGKLSEIEIEREEECGICMEMDTKVVLPSCNHSLCMKCYRNWRSRSQSCPFCRDTLKRVDSRELWIYTNICDIKDLSTITRENMKRLLMYIEKLPVVYPDPALVSYHPRY is encoded by the exons ATGAGGAAGTTTTTTAAAGATTCACTCAAAGCACTTGAAGCTGATATTCAGCATGCTAATACTCT GGCTTCGGATTATCCAAGAGAATATGATGGTGCTAACCTTCAGATGAGACTATCGTACAGTCCCTGTGCTCATATATTTCTGTTTCTTGTTCAGTGGACTGACTGTCACTTTGCTGGTGCTCTAGGATTGCTTAGGATCCTTATTTATAAG GCTTATGAGGATGGTAAGACAAGCATGTACATTCATGAGAGAAAAGCTAGTATAAAACAGTTCTATG GTGTGATATTTCCCTCTTTGTTGCAACTTCAAAGGGGAATCACTGACATTGATGATAGCAAGCAACGAGAGTTATGCGCAACCAAATACAGAAGAGGTGATGAGACGAGCAAAGGTAAGCTGTctgaaattgaaatagagagGGAGGAGGAATGTGGTATCTGCATGGAGATGGATACAAAGGTTGTCTTGCCCTCTTGCAATCACTCTTTATGCATGAAGTGTTATAGAAATTG GCGTAGCCGATCTCAGTCATGTCCTTTCTGTCGAGATACTCTCAAAAGGGTGGATTCCAGAGAGCTTTGGATATACACCAACATATGTGACATCAAAGACTTGTCCACAATAACAAGGGAAAATATGAAGAGGCTTCTCATGTACATTGAAAAATTGCCTGTCGTCTATCCAGATCCAGCACTAGTCTCTTATCATCCTCGTTATTGA